The region CGCGGTGATGACTTCCGCCCCGCGTTCGGCGAGCTCGACGTAGAGCTCCGGGAAGCGGATGTCGTAGCACAGCGTCAGGCCGACGGTGATCCCGTCGACGGTGATGACGACCGGCTCACGGCCCGGCGCGACGGTCTTGGACTCGGCGAAACCGAACGCGTCGTAGAGGTGGATCTTGTCGTAGCGGGCGTCCACCCCCGGGCCGGTGGCGATGAGCGTGTTGGTGACGCGGTCGTCGTCCTCCGAGGGGACGAACATGCCCGCGACCACCACGACGCCCGCCCCGGCCGCGATGCGCCGGACCTCCGACGCCCACGGGCCGTCGAACGGCTCCGCGATCGGTGCGAGCGGCACCCCGAACCGGCACATGGTCGCCTCGGGGAACAGCACCAGGGAGGCCCCGGCGTCGGCGGCGCGGCGCGTGTGATCTTCGACCAGCGCGAGGTTGGCGGCCGGGTCGGTGCCGCTGCGGATCTGAGCCAGTGCAACTCGCATGAGTCCCAGCCTAGTTACGGACCCCCGGGCGGGGCTCA is a window of Mycolicibacterium chubuense NBB4 DNA encoding:
- a CDS encoding carbon-nitrogen hydrolase family protein, yielding MRVALAQIRSGTDPAANLALVEDHTRRAADAGASLVLFPEATMCRFGVPLAPIAEPFDGPWASEVRRIAAGAGVVVVAGMFVPSEDDDRVTNTLIATGPGVDARYDKIHLYDAFGFAESKTVAPGREPVVITVDGITVGLTLCYDIRFPELYVELAERGAEVITAHASWGTGPGKLEQWTLLARARAIDTNSVVAAVGQAYPGDEIAALGPTGVGGSVVASALGEVLASADADPQLLVCDIDLEAARKARETVAVMHNRSGFAHHSRAESLG